TTACAGTGCAGTTCTGGAAAAAATCAAATCAGAAAACCCGGAGGCACAGCCGAGAGTGGTATATCTTTCCCCGCAGGGCGGAACATTTTCTCAGGAAATGGCAGAGGACTATGCGAAGGAAGAGGATGTGATCCTGCTTTGTGGACATTATGAAGGAATCGATGAGAGAGTCCTGGAAGAAATCGTAACAGATTATGTATCGATCGGAGATTATGTGCTGACGGGAGGAGAACTTCCGGCTATGGTGATGATCGATACGATCTCCAGACTGATTCCGGGAGTCCTGCACAATGACGTTTCGGCAGAATTTGATTCTTTTCAGGATAATCTGCTGGAATATCCGCAGTATTCCAGACCGGAAGAATGGCACGGGAAAAAAGTGCCGGAGGTTCTGATGTCGGGGCATCACGCCAACATTGAAAAATGGAGACATGAACAGTCACTGATCCGGACGGCAAAGAACAGACCGGATCTGCTGGAAAAAGCAGAACTGACGGAGAATGATAAAAAAGTACTTGAAACCATATATAAAGTATGATAGAATGAGCTAGTTGTGAGAAGAAGAGACGGTCCTCTGTTACTCAATTGTGAAGTATTAAGAACGTCCAAATATGAAGGAGGTCGCACAATGAACGATATTATTAAGAATATTGAAGCAGAGCAGATGAAAGAAAATGCTCCGGAATTTCACGTAGGTGATACGGTAAGAGTTCACGCAAAGATCCGTGAAGGTAACCGTGAAAGAATTCAGGTTTTTGAAGGAACTGTCCTGAAACGTCAGGGTGGTGGAAACCGTGAGACATTTACAGTTCGTAAGAACTCCAATGGAATCGGTGTTGAGAAAACATGGCCGCTGCATTCTCCAAACGTTGAGAAGGTTGAAGTTGTTCGTCTGGGTAAAGTCAGAAGAGCAAAACTGAACTACTTAAGAGGACGTATTGGTAAGAAAGCTAAGGTTAAAGAATTAGTAAAATAAGATTTACGTAAGGGACAAGTACAGAGAGTGTATTTTGTCCCTTTTTCTAACATATCTGTTCTTTCTGGAGAAAGAGAGGAAGGAAAGTTGGCAGCAAAACGACAACGATACAGAAAGTCTACGAGACGACGAAAATTATTTTCAGGAAAGTTTACGCGCAAACTGAGGATGCCAGGGCAAAGACGCCGGAATCGCAGAGAAAAACATGAGATTCTGGTTGTATTGAACTGGGCCTGGCAGATTGCACTTGTCTGTCTGATCGCATTTGTACTGGTGTGGTTCTGGGGACAGAGAGTCAGCAACATCGGCGACTCCATGAATCCGGTTCTGAAAAACGGAGATGTGGTACTGGTGGACCGGATCCTTTATAATGCCAGCAGGCCGAAACGTGGAGATGTGATTGTATTTCGCCCGAACGGGAATGAGAACTCCAATTATTCGATCAAGCGGATCGTAGGGCTTCCGGGTGAGACGGTACAGATCAAAGACGGATATGTGTATATTAACGGAAAAGAACTGGAAGAGGAAAAACGGCATCCAAAATCGAATCCGCGGGGATCGCAGAAGAAGAGGTAACCCTTGCCGGAGACGAATACTTTGTGCTG
This window of the Mediterraneibacter butyricigenes genome carries:
- the trmD gene encoding tRNA (guanosine(37)-N1)-methyltransferase TrmD, with protein sequence MHFYILTLFPDMVMNGLTDSIIGRAMKNGYLKIEAVNIRDYAFNKHQSVDDYPYGGGAGMLMQAEPVYQAYSAVLEKIKSENPEAQPRVVYLSPQGGTFSQEMAEDYAKEEDVILLCGHYEGIDERVLEEIVTDYVSIGDYVLTGGELPAMVMIDTISRLIPGVLHNDVSAEFDSFQDNLLEYPQYSRPEEWHGKKVPEVLMSGHHANIEKWRHEQSLIRTAKNRPDLLEKAELTENDKKVLETIYKV
- the rplS gene encoding 50S ribosomal protein L19 gives rise to the protein MNDIIKNIEAEQMKENAPEFHVGDTVRVHAKIREGNRERIQVFEGTVLKRQGGGNRETFTVRKNSNGIGVEKTWPLHSPNVEKVEVVRLGKVRRAKLNYLRGRIGKKAKVKELVK